The window GTTGTCCCAGAGGACGAGCCTCGCCTGGCCTGTGGAGTCGTAGATTATGAGGTTTGCAACCCTGCCCGTTGAGCCGTCCCTCTTCTGGTACTGCCTCGGCGGGAACTTCCTGAGAACCCTTGCAACAATGTTGACGTTGCTCATTCCCGGGACAAGGTCAGCTATATGGAGTAACTCTTCGCCCTCCTCTAGTTTGATTCCCATTTCCTCCGCGAGCATTACGGCCGCGGCGTGTTCGGAAATCCCGTGGGTTTTAGCCAGCTCTCTGATTTTTCTCTCTATTTCCTCCTTCGAGAGGCCCCTGTGGCGGATAATCCTGTTGATAATTTGCTCCTTTGTAAGACCTACCATACCACTCACCTTAATGGTAATCGGCATTTCGAGTATTTAAACTTTTTGTTCCTGACTTCTTTAGCCGAGAATAGGCATTATTTCTGCTCTATTGAGAAAAAAGGGCAACTGAAAGACCCAGAAGTTTATTCAGTCCCGGAACTTTCTTCTTCAGTTTTGGAGTCATCACTATTTTTACCCTCAAGCTTCGCTATGAGGTCGCTGTACTCGGCGTGGACAACTTTCTTGAAGGCGTCTTTGATTATAGCTGGGTCATTCTGGGGGAAGCCGTAGAGCTCGGCGAACTTTTGAGTCGTCCCGAGAAGCTTCGTTCTCTCGTAGGGTTCCGCGTAGATTAGGCCCATCTCCGTTAGCTTCCTTATGTGCTCGTAGGCCTGACTCCCGCGGAGCTTTATTATCTTGCTCTGTTCAATCGGCTGGAGATAAGCTATAAGTGCGAGAGTTTTCAGTTCTCCTGTCCTTAAGTCCGGCCTCGGCATGAGGTGAATTACCCTCTGGCTGTACTCCTGTTTGACTTGCATGACGTATTTGTCTCCAAGAACTCTAACAACCTCAATCGCGCTCTTCCTCTCCGCGTATTCCGCCGCTATGAGCTCGATTAGCTTTTCAAGGTAATCAAGGGATTTTATTCCAAGGGCCCTTGAGAGCTCCTTTACGCTGAGTGGCCTTCCAGCAACAAAAAGAGCCGCCTCGACGAGGGCCTTGTCCTCAAGCAGTCCCATGGGTCACACCTATCTGTGGTCTCTTTAAGGCCCGTTATTAAGCTTCCGTTCACTCGAAGATTCTTCTCAGCATGGCACGTTCCCTCTCGTCCCAGGAGCCCTCGTCCAGAACGACCACAAGTAAGGCGTTGTTAACGAATGCCATGTCCCTGAGCGTCGCCAGGAACTTGAGAACCGGCTGAAGGCCGTTGTACGTAACTAGGAACTCAAGGCCATCGAGTATAACAACGCCGGTGATTCCACTTGAATTTGCCTCCTGGAGGTATCTACTTACGATTTCGCTTATTCTAGCCAAGTTCGTAGGATGAATTTTCATTTCTCCGCTTATTGAAGTTATCATGTAAACTGTCCAAGATGGAAACTCAACAGGTTTTCTCAAAAATGCTAGGACGGGATATTCTTTTAGAGAGTTAGCGACGGCTTTATAATCTTCGCTTGTGATAATTTTTATCCCTGGTTCGACTTTTATCTTGGGTTTCTTCTTGATGAAACTTTCTGAAAGCACCATTTTGGCCATAAAGTAAGCTGATAGGACCGTTAAAACTGCTCCAAGTGCAAATCCAAATGGAGCAAACCACTCCACACTTCTCAGAACGGGATAATCCATCTCGTGCAGACCAAAGAGCGCGAGTGCTATACCAGCTTTTCTTGCCGTTGGGAATTCAAACTCAGTTAATGCAAGAATACTCCCAGCGAGAAATACATAAAATGCTGAAATTCCGTAGGGGATGCCTACTCTTGATTCCCATTCGGTGCCGAGTAGTATTCCATATAGCGTTCCCACTAGTGGAGGTGGAGATAGAATCCAGGGCATTCTAAGGGAAGCTTGACCTTCTTCTATAAGAAAAAGAAGCGATCCATAGAAAAGAATTGAGGAAAAAAGTGCGTATAAAGTAACAATAAGGATTTCATTTCCGAGAAAATCCATAAAGACAACTAATGCAGATACTATCCAAGCAATTCCAAGGTAGAGTGCAGAGCGTCTCTTGGAAATTTTGTATGCTCTTATTAGAAAACCCGCAACAATTAGTTTCGCACTGAGGCTAAATGTTTGTCCTGTTACTAACAGGCTATCCATTCAAATCACTCGCATACATCGAGTTTTTGCCATTATAATCTTTTTCCTCTTAATAATTTGCTAGTTCTTTCAT of the Thermococcus sp. genome contains:
- the scpB gene encoding SMC-Scp complex subunit ScpB; this encodes MGLLEDKALVEAALFVAGRPLSVKELSRALGIKSLDYLEKLIELIAAEYAERKSAIEVVRVLGDKYVMQVKQEYSQRVIHLMPRPDLRTGELKTLALIAYLQPIEQSKIIKLRGSQAYEHIRKLTEMGLIYAEPYERTKLLGTTQKFAELYGFPQNDPAIIKDAFKKVVHAEYSDLIAKLEGKNSDDSKTEEESSGTE
- a CDS encoding DUF835 domain-containing protein; its protein translation is MDSLLVTGQTFSLSAKLIVAGFLIRAYKISKRRSALYLGIAWIVSALVVFMDFLGNEILIVTLYALFSSILFYGSLLFLIEEGQASLRMPWILSPPPLVGTLYGILLGTEWESRVGIPYGISAFYVFLAGSILALTEFEFPTARKAGIALALFGLHEMDYPVLRSVEWFAPFGFALGAVLTVLSAYFMAKMVLSESFIKKKPKIKVEPGIKIITSEDYKAVANSLKEYPVLAFLRKPVEFPSWTVYMITSISGEMKIHPTNLARISEIVSRYLQEANSSGITGVVILDGLEFLVTYNGLQPVLKFLATLRDMAFVNNALLVVVLDEGSWDERERAMLRRIFE